The Fimbriimonadaceae bacterium nucleotide sequence TCGCGTCAACGTCGAAGCCATCACTGAGCACGGTTACCAAATGGGTGATCCTGCCTGGTCAAACCTCGGTCAGGGTCAGCCAGAAGTCGGAGACATGGACGGCGCACCTCCACGGATCGGGACCCTACCTATCCTTTCAGAGGATCACGCTTACGGCCCAATCGAGGGCATTCCCGAACTGCGAGAATCCATCGCGGCTCACTACAACCGCCTCTACCGCAAAGGCAAAGCTTCCCAGTACACAGCCGAAAACGTTGCCATAGCTCCGGGCGGACGAGCCGCCCTGACCCGAATCGGGGCGACCCTTGAGAAGATGAAGTTGGGCTACTTCACGCCCGACTACACCGCCTACGAAGACCTGCTCACCACCTTCCCCCGAATCCAGCCACACTGGATCGAACTCCTTCCCGAAAACGGATTCCGCATCAATCCCGACGATTTGGACGCCCTCGTGAAGAGAGAGGGCCTGGGTTCCCTTCTCATCAGCAACCCGTGCAATCCGACTGGCACGGTGGTCAAAGGCGAAGAGCTGGCTGAGTGGGCAGAAATGGCCCGACGTCGGAACTGCACCCTCCTGATGGACGAGTTTTATTCGCACTTCATCTACGATGGCTCCGACAGAGGCGTCAGTGCCGCCGAGTACATCGA carries:
- a CDS encoding pyridoxal phosphate-dependent aminotransferase, whose translation is MLAESNSAFRQLPYMGVIRVNVEAITEHGYQMGDPAWSNLGQGQPEVGDMDGAPPRIGTLPILSEDHAYGPIEGIPELRESIAAHYNRLYRKGKASQYTAENVAIAPGGRAALTRIGATLEKMKLGYFTPDYTAYEDLLTTFPRIQPHWIELLPENGFRINPDDLDALVKREGLGSLLISNPCNPTGTVVKGEELAEWAEMARRRNCTLLMDEFYSHFIYDGSDRGVSAAEYIDDVNTDPIVVIDGLTKSFRYPGWRVGWVLAPKHIINALAAAGSFLDGGSCRPMQRAAILALEPNQADQETAAVRQVFAEKQNLTLTKLREMGVEFPHNPQSTFYAFGYVGNLPAPINDGQGFMREAFKHKVLTVPGEFFDVNPYRQRTGDSPLNPWVRFSFGPPRPNLAAGLERLGEMVARIRE